A segment of the Ipomoea triloba cultivar NCNSP0323 chromosome 1, ASM357664v1 genome:
TTCCGAACCTAAGAAGGTCAGGATCGACCCTAAGGCGAAACAAAGTCTAATGTTGATGAAGCATTTGCTCGGTCTTCACACTTTAGATCGGGTCGATCAGTCTTAAAGTCGTGAACGATTCTTCTCGATGACATGACCTGATACCGAATAGGTATACAATATGTATAGGTAGGTATACCCAGAGAATATTTCTTATTAATCATGTACTTTACATAATCATGGATTGATTAATAATAGGAAAatactacatgtactcccaTTTCATACTCCCAACTTGTACTTCCTCTCACAAACTTGTGATATAGACATCTATCCTGGGactcacatgatgaaaatatccAATCCTTATTTGCCATATCAGGGAGTAAAAAGTTAGGGAGTAAAATGTGGGAGTATATGCAGTATAACTCTTAATAATAAGATCATTCCTTGAACTATTACTCTaattaaatgtatatttttatttttgtttttttcccctCAATTTTAGATTTTACGAGTCAAACATGCAGTTTTGCGTCCTATCAGCAACTGTATAAATGATAGAAACAAATTGGCGACCGCAGAAGAATTGGAAACTAATGAAAATACCTGACCACGAATAGCTTCTTTATACTTGTCCGGATTGTCCCTGAATTTAACCTCAGCGACAATTTTTCCACAATGAATCCTTCTAGAGAGTGCCTTCAAgatgatataataattaaaagagaaaatatcatttttagccCTTCgattataatacatgtatcaattttggtccttgactattaaaactttcaaattaggtgcatgattattcaatttgtatcatatttagtctttgactattaacattttcaaattaagtgcatgactattcaatttatatcacatttggtcctgccgttaaatatTTTCGGCCAAATTTCCAGTAAAATCACCGGTGACCGgctagtttatttaatttttattttaaaaattattttaaaaatttttaaattaaaaaaataaaaataaaataaaataaaaaataaaaaaacgcCGGCCACCTACCACCCTCCTCGGCTCCTCCTTCGTCTTCGGTAGAAAGAGACGAAGGTGGAAGGTgcagggggtgggggtggggggggggggtggccggcatatttttatttttattttttttattttttaaattttttatctaaaaattattaaaataattttaaagtaaaattaaataaactagcCGATCACCGGTGTTCGCCGAAAATTTGatcaaaaaatttaacggtaggaccaaatgtgatacaaattgaatagtaatgcacctaatttgaaaatgttaatactcAAGGACAAAATGTCATACAAATTCAGCACATGAATTATGATAGTATATCATATTTAGTCCACATGAATTATCAGGACCTTTATGTTTAGtccttgggcttgtttggttatcagcggttagcggtagcggattgtgttagcggttatcaaatagcggattgtattagcaggTTTGACCAGCGGAATGTATTAGcgatttgtaaaaagatgtttggttaaattagctgtttagattagcggttaacatgtaaaatgaccaaaagggtatatatataataatactccgtaataataataataataatagtgataataataataataataataataaaacaaaaaaagaaaaaaactgtAAAGATGTGGGATCAAAAGATCCCACATCGTAAGTTTATAAAGAAAAGGGGGGTTGAGCTCCCTTATAAAAGGAGCTCAACGCCCCATATTCTTCTCTTGCCCATACCACATCGGATGGGCAAGAGAAAGAGAAGCCATTAAAGAAGCCTCAGGCTTCTAAacatttaaatctttttttataattacaaatttataataataaaggggAGGGTGTTTTGGGGAAGAAATTAATCTTCCCTAAAATGCCAATCCCAAATGCTGCTATTGGCAGCGGTTTAGGGCAAACCGTTGCTCTAAACCGCTGTTAACCAAACACCATCTTTAGTCAAACCGCTAAAGATGGTCAAATTTACCAAATTTTGGCGGGTAAGTTGCTAACCAAGCATAGCATTTGTGTTGATTTTTAAGTAGTGTTTTTTTGTGTCTCATATAGGTTATCTGTTGTGGACTTAAAGAGACGAGACGCTATTAATGACTACTTATAAAGTGGTGTTTGAATTCGTTCAACGAGAGTAAGTGTTTCACTTTTTTTATATccatagagggagaaaatcaccTCAACTTCAACATGAAGACCAAATATGAATGTGCTAATAATTGAGAAGTTAGTGTGACCATATATACCTTCATAACTAAGACACCAAAAACATCATAGTTGCttctaatataaaataataaattattacctGCAAAAGTTGTAGGTCACTAGAAGCCGTAACTGCATAGTTTTCATCATCACCCTTTTTTGCCAAGAGTGGAAGCAACTTCTCTAGATAAATATCCCAGATTTCATGACTTACGTTTAAGGAAATGGGATGCAAAAACTGCACCAAGTATTAGAAATTAGCCGTTTTTGTCTTATTGATATTACTATAGAAAATTTTTAAGGTATCGATCAACACGTGTCAtcttctatatattttttttgcaaTATCTTACAATATTCGATAcaaagttaaaattttttaaagaagttTTGACTTATATTTGATCCAAGAGGCCCCTCCAATTGACACTAtcaaaattttctaaatttcttcttctaaaaGTACAGTGCAGTTATCATTCGTTGACTAATAATGATAGGTACTAAATTAACATACCTGCTCGATGCTTTGACTTTTTGGCTCCAATAATGGTGGGGGCAAATCGTCTGGGAAGAAAGGGTGTTCCTCAGGGGATAAATATCTTCCAACCTGTAATGCACGACTTGAAGTAAATTAGATCACAACTTTCAGAAAATACTTTCACTGAATGATTGAACAATAATTCATCATTTGACTTCTACTCTCcgaaattaaacatatactatacaTTATAGTGTAGTGGCAAATGAATTCTTagagggtgtttggtaaatagatgttagctgattgggttagtaagtttgactagttgataacgttagctgattgggttagtaagtttgactagttgataccattaactgattgtagaaagatgtttggtaaatttgcAGCTGAttaaatgtaaaatgactttctcaaaaagtcaattgaaaaatttgttttgagcagctttttgaattttagcattttagaacaataaacggttacaaaaagctaattaatcaaacactcatattaattgtttaaccaagtcaaatagctaatagtggtcaaacaagtcaaaattgggctgataaactaattatgttaccaaacaaagcCTTTATATCCCATAgatattgagttttttttttttttaaagaaaaacctATAATCACACATTCATTAAGATAAATAAttcacatttaatttattctaaataTTTAAGGAAATGAAAACATACCATTTAATTGATCCCACATttataatgaaaatataaatacaaaaatgaGCGAAAAAACTCTTTTCACATGCACGCACAAACAAACACATTTATTTATTGGATGGAAAATTACAAACTTATAATTGTATCATTATCAttaatcttatatatttataattttatgtagtattataattattttcaaaaaaataaaatgtagtattagaattgattaataatacatttattaatatttggaATATATTTTGATTACACAATAATAAACTacgtacaaaataaataaattataataattttaaactaaaatgtttaattataatatatttcttatttttaatttatactgcgtatatatttgttaattcaaaatacataattgaCATACGATCTATTctaaaatatttaagaaaattaaagcatgtcatttattaggatttgatcccatttattaaaaatacaatgtaTCCATATAGAAATGGAAGGAAAATTTTTTatgaacttttatatatatccGGTCCAAACAGGTTTCCAGTGCAGTCTGTGCAGATTGTCCCGTTAGTTATACATAAATGCACCGCCTAATGTTTGAAAATGCACCAAAATGAAAGGACGAATGCACcacagataaaaaaaaaatagattaccTTGGATTGAAGAGCTTCGCTTCTTTTGACGAAGTACTTGAACAGCGTTCCCGGAAACCTGGAAGAGGTGTTGTTGTATAATGGGGTGTTGGTTGGGTACTTGGCTCTCTCGATGAGCCCGAAAACAATGGTGTCCTCTTGCCGGATCAGACTGCTCCGTATCGTATCAAGGGTGGGGTGAGTTTCATCGCCATCGCAAGCCGTCGTTGTTATTTGGCTGATGACAAGACAAAATCCCAGAAACAATTTTGCAAGAAAAATTCTCGAGGACTTCGAGGTTGATAAAGACGACGACGACCAAGGCGCTGCGGAGAAATGGCGGAACGAAATCATTGGCATCATGTCATGTGATGGAAGACAGTGTCAAAAAGTGTTTGTTATCGAGAGAATCTTCAGTTTGTGGTTTGTATGGAAACAATGGAGAATTGGAGATATTACTCTTTCCACTTATTTATATTGGATAAAAATACAATGATtaactttcttttattttttaaaaaaactaaaatgacattatataatttgtagTTACGGGGAAGTGACACTTTTTCTCTCtaaattatatacttatagtaactttttttttttgaattattcaTGTCTCCACATTATTCCTctctattattttaaaacaaatatttcatttatttttaatttttaacaaattattacttatatgtaggGATGACCACGGTTTGGTTCAAACTAAACTAGACATTGTATCAACCAAATCGAATGATTCTGGTTATGATTTAGAACCAGAATCCAATATTTGTGGttcagtttattaaaattgcGAACCAAAACTGCCGATTTAGCTTCTaaaccgaaaaaaataaaaatgaattgttgaatttaagatatttaaaaataaaaaatggattttttttaaaaaaaagtttgaaccaGCAGTTCAAACTAGATCTGGAACCGTGAACTGACAATTATAAATCAGAACTGAATCAAAATCATATCTATTTATATGtgagaatcaaaataaatacaaaaaagaacatacataatttgtaaatattataattataattttaagctaATGCTAGTAGTTGTTTCGATTTCAAATCGTTGGTTCACAGTTTAGGATCcagttttttaactttttttggttcgtaattttaataaactaaaacCCAAAATTGGATTCTAGTTTTGAATAATAACTGGAAACTTTCGATTTGGCTGCTACAGTGTTCAGTACGAGTCGAAACGAACCGTGGTCATTACTACATATAACcaataatttgttgaaaaaaaaggaaatatttattttaagggtaaaaatgtccatTTTATATATCAGGGAGAAAAATTGACACTTTTTTAATAAATGAGGGAGCTAATGTggatacatgaataattcaagGAGAAAAGtactataagcatataattcagGAAAacaagtgtcattttccctttaattaataagtagatttttttagaaatccaaaaaaataagtagatttttaaaatggaGGATGCGATTGGTTCTTTACAAAAGTAGTATATGTTTTATGTCCAAGGAATCAATATGCACTCACTGTCAGGTTCAATCCCTTGACCAcacatttggaatggtaacagaaATATCATTCCACTCAGATCGGTCAATCAAtggtaataaaatatttttattaccaTTAAAGAATTTTGAACAAATCTTTTGATCTCTATCCATTTACATTAGGCTAGCAGAAAATGTTAGGTAAGTTGAGATATTCATAAatagtaagtgaaaatatttgcttCGATATGATTTAGTGAatctatagatatatttatGAGTTTGGGAGATCAACATTTGTTATGCCATCGaccgggtccaccttgtaaggtggatccggatttatgttcacaattccataattctatgttcataatttcataatttcatgttcacaatgtcgtaatttcatgttcatagttttataacttcgagttcacaatttcataatttcatg
Coding sequences within it:
- the LOC115999512 gene encoding chorismate mutase 2-like isoform X1 encodes the protein MMPMISFRHFSAAPWSSSSLSTSKSSRIFLAKLFLGFCLVISQITTTACDGDETHPTLDTIRSSLIRQEDTIVFGLIERAKYPTNTPLYNNTSSRFPGTLFKYFVKRSEALQSKVGRYLSPEEHPFFPDDLPPPLLEPKSQSIEQFLHPISLNVSHEIWDIYLEKLLPLLAKKGDDENYAVTASSDLQLLQALSRRIHCGKIVAEVKFRDNPDKYKEAIRGQDRDALMKLVTFEAVEEKVKKRVAKKARVFGRQVTLDHTDNATETYKVDPPLVSRVYEDWVMPLTKKVEVEYLLRRLDD
- the LOC115999512 gene encoding chorismate mutase 2-like isoform X2, giving the protein MMPMISFRHFSAAPWSSSSLSTSKSSRIFLAKLFLGFCLVISQITTTACDGDETHPTLDTIRSSLIRQEDTIVFGLIERAKYPTNTPLYNNTSSRFPGTLFKYFVKRSEALQSKVGRYLSPEEHPFFPDDLPPPLLEPKSQSIEQFLHPISLNVSHEIWDIYLEKLLPLLAKKGDDENYAVTASSDLQLLQDRDALMKLVTFEAVEEKVKKRVAKKARVFGRQVTLDHTDNATETYKVDPPLVSRVYEDWVMPLTKKVEVEYLLRRLDD